Proteins found in one Triticum urartu cultivar G1812 chromosome 4, Tu2.1, whole genome shotgun sequence genomic segment:
- the LOC125552451 gene encoding probable receptor-like serine/threonine-protein kinase At4g34500, protein MDAAGPPPAASGSGRSFLGLSTAAEAALAGAAVLLLVVAAASIAAYLARRRGAKPQSSRVDHALSSGSLLPTSTPKQQEYAEVGAEVGTSSSDVASSSAAASSLESPVRKKPERISGGGAAPGVEMGWGRWYELEELEAATGGFREANVVGEGGYGTVYRGVLAGGEVVAVKNLFDHKGQAEQEFKVEVEAIGRVRHKHLAGLIGYCAEGPKRMLVYEFVENGNLEQWLHGDVGPVSPLTWEIRLKIAIGTAKGIAYLHEGLEPKVVHRDIKSSNILLDKKWNPKVSDFGMAKVLGSGSSYVTTRVMGTFGYVAPEYASTGMLNESSDIYSFGVLLMELISGRSPVDYNRPAGEVNLVEWFRGMVGSRRVEDLADPRIVPAPAPRVLNRVLLVCLRCIDSDAHKRPKMGQIVHMLEGDEFPFRTEHRSPRAAHRPSTNARTSLLAEKAGADDADKSTWR, encoded by the exons ATGGACGCCGCCGGCCCGCCGCCCGCGGCCTCCGGCAGCGGCAGGTCCTTCCTCGGGCTGTCCACCGCCGCCGAGGCCGCGCTCGCGGGCGCCGCCGTCCTGCTCCTCGTCGTCGCGGCCGCGTCGATCGCCGCGTACCTGGCGCGCCGGCGCGGGGCCAAGCCGCAGTCCTCGCGCGTCGACCACGCGCTCTCCTCCGGCTCGCTCCTCCCGACCTCCACGCCCAAGCAGCAGGAGTACGCCGAGGTCGGGGCCGAGGTCGGCACCAGCTCCTCCGACGTGGCCAGCTCGTCCGCGGCGGCCAGCTCCCTGGAGTCGCCGGTGCGGAAGAAGCCGGAGAGGATCAGcgggggcggggcggcgccgggggTGGAGATGGGCTGGGGGAGGTGGTACGAGCTGGAGGAGCTGGAGGCGGCCACGGGCGGGTTCCGCGAGGCGAACGTGGTCGGCGAGGGAGGCTACGGCACGGTGTACCGCGGCGTGCTCGCCGGCGGCGAGGTGGTCGCCGTCAAGAACCTCTTCGATCACAA GGGGCAGGCCGAGCAGGAGTTCAAGGTGGAGGTTGAAGCCATCGGCAGGGTGAGGCACAAGCACCTCGCCGGCCTCATCGGCTACTGCGCGGAAGGGCCTAAACG GATGCTCGTGTACGAGTTTGTTGAGAACGGCAACTTGGAGCAGTGGCTGCACGGGGACGTCGGCCCCGTCAGCCCGCTGACATGGGAGATCCGTCTCAAGATCGCCATCGGGACAGCCAAAGG TATCGCGTACTTGCACGAGGGGCTGGAGCCCAAGGTGGTGCACCGGGACATCAAGTCCAGCAACATCCTCCTGGACAAGAAATGGAACCCCAAGGTGTCCGACTTCGGCATGGCCAAGGTCCTCGGCTCCGGCTCCAGCTACGTGACGACCCGTGTGATGGGCACGTTCGG GTACGTGGCCCCGGAGTACGCGTCGACGGGGATGCTGAACGAGAGCAGCGACATCTACAGCTTCGGCGTGCTGCTGATGGAGCTCATCTCCGGGAGGAGCCCGGTGGACTACAACCGGCCGGCGGGGGAGGTGAACCTGGTGGAGTGGTTCAGGGGGATGGTGGGGAGCCGGCGCGTGGAGGACCTGGCGGACCCGCGCATCGTGCCGGCGCCGGCGCCCAGGGTGCTCAACCGGGTGCTGCTGGTGTGCCTCCGCTGCATCGACTCCGACGCGCACAAGCGGCCCAAGATGGGCCAGATCGTGCACATGCTCGAGGGCGACGAGTTCCCCTTCCGCACG GAGCACCGATCGCCGCGGGCGGCTCACCGGCCGTCGACGAACGCGCGGACGTCGCTTCTGGCCGAGAAGGCCGGAGCCGACGACGCCGACAAATCCACGTGGAGATGA